Proteins from one Pseudoalteromonas undina genomic window:
- a CDS encoding DUF4124 domain-containing protein, producing the protein MIGKVLLLLIALMISLNSHANNKKIYAWKDKNGVLVFSDTPQPGAKEVKLTSQHLNMPATNTDILDTSPTKAAVKFKISITSPEPNQTIRENTGSVYVSTQIAPRFEAGFTIGLFLNGVAIGEPSDTTTLALRDVERGQHTLQVKLYNKQNQVIATSPESVFFMHRKGLNIGR; encoded by the coding sequence ATGATAGGTAAGGTTTTGTTGCTATTAATAGCTTTAATGATAAGCCTTAATAGCCATGCAAATAATAAAAAAATTTACGCATGGAAAGACAAAAACGGTGTACTGGTTTTTTCAGATACCCCTCAACCTGGTGCTAAAGAGGTTAAACTCACTAGCCAACACTTAAACATGCCTGCAACTAATACTGACATACTTGATACTTCACCAACTAAAGCAGCGGTAAAGTTTAAAATTAGTATTACTTCGCCAGAGCCCAACCAAACTATAAGAGAAAACACCGGCTCTGTGTATGTTTCAACTCAGATTGCGCCTCGGTTTGAAGCTGGGTTTACCATTGGTTTATTTTTAAATGGCGTTGCCATTGGTGAACCTAGTGACACCACTACGCTGGCGTTAAGAGATGTAGAGCGCGGGCAACACACACTACAAGTTAAACTTTATAATAAACAAAACCAAGTAATTGCAACTAGCCCTGAGAGTGTATTTTTTATGCATCGCAAAGGCCTTAATATAGGTCGGTAA
- the ntrC gene encoding nitrogen regulation protein NR(I) — MKTAWLVDDDASIRFVLEKALTRAGFEVESFADAQNVLNALKFSQPSVLISDVRMPGMDGMALLELIAEQTPGLPVIIMTAHSDLDSAVNAFQKGAFEYLAKPFDLNEAVALVESAYRANSTKKTKRKSAPPKSAHIIGEAPAMQEVFRAIGKLSASSMSVLINGESGTGKELVASALHNHSPRKENQFIALNMAAIPKELVESELFGHEKGAFTGADSVRKGRFEQANGGTLFLDEIGDMPLDVQTRLLRVLADGEFYRVGGHQSIKVDVRIIAATHQNLEELVKQGKFRDDLFHRLNVVRLRLPALRERPEDIERLALHFLHKSAKDLQVDSKVLSPKAIKQLCLFNWPGNVRQLENTCRWLTVMAPGELIGEQDLPPEIIDNAAATQEGDWLDSFQQWLNQEFKQGKENIWPDIQAQLETRLIKTALANCSGHKQEAAVKIGWGRNTLTRKLKERNIS; from the coding sequence ATGAAAACAGCTTGGCTTGTAGATGATGATGCCTCAATTCGCTTTGTACTAGAAAAAGCACTGACTCGCGCAGGGTTTGAAGTAGAAAGTTTTGCAGATGCACAAAACGTACTTAACGCGCTAAAATTTAGTCAACCTAGCGTGTTGATTTCCGATGTGCGAATGCCTGGTATGGACGGTATGGCGTTACTTGAGCTAATAGCAGAGCAAACGCCGGGGCTACCTGTGATCATTATGACCGCCCACTCAGACCTTGATTCAGCCGTTAATGCATTCCAAAAAGGCGCATTTGAGTATTTGGCCAAGCCATTTGATTTAAATGAAGCGGTTGCACTGGTGGAAAGTGCTTATCGAGCTAATTCAACTAAAAAAACCAAACGTAAAAGCGCGCCCCCCAAAAGCGCCCATATCATTGGTGAGGCCCCTGCTATGCAGGAAGTGTTTCGTGCCATAGGTAAACTCTCAGCATCGAGTATGAGCGTACTGATCAATGGTGAGTCAGGTACTGGTAAAGAGCTGGTTGCCAGCGCTCTGCATAACCATAGCCCGCGGAAAGAAAACCAATTTATTGCCCTTAATATGGCCGCTATCCCTAAAGAATTAGTTGAATCTGAACTGTTTGGCCACGAAAAAGGCGCTTTTACAGGGGCAGATAGCGTGCGTAAAGGTCGCTTTGAACAAGCGAATGGCGGTACTTTATTTTTGGATGAAATCGGTGATATGCCACTGGATGTACAAACCCGCTTATTACGCGTATTAGCCGATGGCGAGTTTTACCGCGTTGGCGGCCATCAAAGTATAAAAGTAGATGTACGCATTATTGCTGCCACCCATCAAAATTTAGAAGAGTTGGTAAAGCAAGGTAAGTTTAGAGATGATTTATTTCATCGTTTAAACGTGGTTCGCCTACGTTTACCTGCCTTACGCGAGCGCCCTGAAGATATAGAGCGCTTAGCGCTACACTTTTTACATAAAAGTGCAAAAGACCTGCAAGTAGATAGTAAAGTATTAAGCCCTAAAGCAATTAAACAACTGTGTTTATTTAATTGGCCAGGGAATGTTCGTCAACTTGAAAACACCTGCCGCTGGTTAACCGTTATGGCGCCTGGAGAGCTGATTGGTGAGCAAGATTTACCTCCTGAAATTATTGATAATGCCGCCGCAACCCAAGAAGGCGATTGGCTAGATTCATTTCAGCAGTGGCTTAATCAAGAGTTTAAACAAGGTAAAGAAAATATTTGGCCTGATATTCAAGCCCAGCTAGAAACCCGCTTAATAAAAACAGCACTCGCTAATTGTTCTGGCCATAAACAAGAAGCCGCAGTAAAAATTGGTTGGGGTCGCAATACGTTGACCCGAAAATTAAAAGAGCGCAATATTAGCTGA
- a CDS encoding phosphoadenylyl-sulfate reductase: MSEFKNILQLDKQSQQAMLADANGLLADMSAEQRVAWALENLPDTAFLSSSFGIQAAVMLHLMTAQRPDIPVVLTDTGYLFPETYQFIEQMTSQLSLNLKVYKAQLSPAWQEAKFGKLWELGEAGIKQYNQLNKVEPMTRALKELNASTWFSGIRRDQSSSRAEKQVLEISRGTVKVYPIIEWNNRDVYQYLTKHNLPYHPLWEQGYVSMGDVHTTRKLEPGMSEEETRFFGLNRECGLHIDGDGI, from the coding sequence ATGAGTGAATTTAAAAACATATTACAGCTAGATAAGCAAAGCCAACAGGCTATGTTAGCTGATGCGAACGGTTTGCTGGCTGACATGAGCGCAGAGCAGCGCGTTGCATGGGCACTTGAAAATTTGCCTGACACTGCGTTTTTATCATCGAGCTTTGGTATTCAGGCTGCAGTTATGTTGCATTTAATGACTGCACAGCGCCCAGATATACCTGTGGTATTAACCGATACAGGCTACTTATTTCCAGAAACCTATCAGTTTATAGAGCAAATGACTTCGCAGTTATCACTTAACCTAAAAGTGTATAAAGCGCAGCTGAGCCCTGCATGGCAAGAGGCTAAATTTGGAAAATTATGGGAGCTAGGTGAGGCAGGCATTAAGCAATACAACCAGCTCAATAAAGTAGAGCCAATGACACGCGCTTTAAAGGAGCTAAATGCGAGCACTTGGTTTAGTGGCATACGTCGAGATCAATCCTCAAGCCGTGCTGAAAAGCAAGTACTAGAAATAAGCCGAGGTACGGTAAAAGTGTATCCCATTATTGAATGGAATAATCGCGATGTATATCAGTATCTAACAAAGCATAATTTGCCATACCATCCATTATGGGAGCAAGGTTATGTGTCGATGGGGGATGTGCACACCACGCGTAAACTAGAGCCCGGCATGAGTGAAGAGGAAACCCGTTTTTTTGGCTTGAACCGTGAATGTGGCTTACATATTGATGGTGATGGAATTTAA
- the cysI gene encoding assimilatory sulfite reductase (NADPH) hemoprotein subunit: MSEQDKNVKLSDNERLKRESNFLRGTIEQDLKDEITGGFTADNFQLIRFHGMYQQDDRDIRPERAKQKLEPLHNVMLRARMPGGIIKPEQWLAIDKFAGDKTSYGSIRLTTRQTFQFHGVLKPEIKGMHQLLNSVGIDSIATAGDVNRNVLCTTNPVESELHQEAYEWAAKISEHLLPKTKAYAEIWLNGEKSETTEEPILGSTYLPRKFKTTVTIPPNNEVDVHANDLNFVAIAEDGKLVGFNVLVGGGLAMTHGDTATYPRKADDFGFISLEDTLKIAEHVVSVQRDWGNRSNRKNAKTKYTLDRVGTEVFKAEVEKRAGVNFAPSRPYEFTHRGDRIGWVEGIDGKHHLTLFIQSGRILDYPDKPLKTGCRKIAEIHQGDFRMTANQNLIIAGVPADQKAVIEEIARNHGLIDDKDTEQRKNSMACVALPTCPLAMAEAERYLPSLIEKIEGLLAKHGVPNDSIIMRVVGCPNGCGRAMLAEAGLVGKGPGKYNVYLGGNTEGTRIPKLYLENVGEEVYLEAFDKLIGQWVSERNDGECFGDFVIRKGIVAEVKVSVTDFYA, from the coding sequence ATGAGCGAACAAGATAAAAACGTAAAGCTTTCTGATAACGAGCGTTTGAAAAGAGAAAGCAACTTTTTACGTGGCACCATAGAGCAAGATTTAAAAGACGAGATTACAGGTGGTTTTACCGCCGATAACTTCCAGTTAATTCGTTTTCACGGCATGTATCAACAAGATGATCGCGATATTCGTCCTGAACGTGCTAAACAAAAGCTAGAGCCACTGCATAATGTGATGCTACGCGCACGTATGCCTGGCGGTATTATTAAGCCAGAGCAATGGCTTGCAATTGATAAATTTGCTGGTGATAAAACCAGTTATGGCAGTATTCGTTTAACTACTCGCCAAACATTTCAGTTTCATGGTGTATTAAAACCTGAAATTAAAGGTATGCACCAATTGCTTAATAGTGTTGGAATTGATTCTATTGCCACCGCCGGTGATGTTAACCGTAATGTATTATGTACTACCAATCCGGTTGAGTCTGAGTTACATCAAGAGGCCTACGAGTGGGCGGCAAAAATTTCTGAACACTTATTACCTAAAACGAAGGCATACGCTGAAATTTGGCTCAATGGCGAAAAATCTGAAACTACAGAAGAGCCTATTTTAGGTTCAACGTATTTACCGCGTAAGTTTAAAACTACAGTGACGATCCCACCTAATAATGAGGTGGACGTACATGCTAACGATTTAAACTTTGTGGCGATTGCTGAGGATGGCAAACTCGTTGGTTTTAACGTGCTAGTAGGCGGCGGTTTGGCGATGACCCATGGCGATACAGCAACCTACCCACGTAAAGCGGACGACTTTGGCTTTATTAGCCTAGAAGATACGTTAAAAATTGCTGAGCACGTGGTATCTGTTCAGCGTGATTGGGGCAACCGCTCAAATCGTAAAAATGCAAAAACTAAATACACACTCGATCGTGTTGGCACCGAAGTATTCAAAGCTGAAGTTGAAAAGCGCGCAGGCGTGAACTTTGCACCAAGCCGCCCTTATGAGTTTACTCACCGAGGGGATCGTATTGGTTGGGTAGAAGGCATTGATGGTAAGCACCACTTAACCTTATTTATTCAAAGCGGTCGTATTTTAGACTACCCAGATAAGCCGCTTAAAACAGGGTGTCGCAAAATTGCAGAAATTCATCAAGGTGATTTTCGCATGACGGCAAATCAAAACTTAATTATTGCCGGTGTTCCGGCCGATCAAAAAGCAGTAATTGAAGAAATAGCCCGCAATCATGGTTTGATTGACGATAAGGACACTGAGCAACGCAAAAATTCAATGGCGTGTGTGGCATTGCCAACTTGCCCATTAGCTATGGCCGAAGCTGAGCGTTACTTACCGAGTTTAATTGAAAAAATAGAAGGCTTATTAGCCAAACACGGGGTGCCAAATGACAGCATTATTATGCGTGTAGTTGGTTGTCCGAATGGCTGTGGTCGTGCCATGCTAGCAGAAGCTGGCTTGGTCGGCAAAGGCCCAGGTAAGTACAACGTTTACCTTGGGGGGAATACTGAGGGTACACGTATTCCAAAGCTTTACCTTGAAAATGTTGGCGAAGAGGTTTACTTAGAAGCATTCGATAAACTCATTGGGCAATGGGTTAGTGAGCGTAATGATGGCGAATGTTTTGGTGATTTTGTTATTCGCAAAGGTATTGTTGCAGAAGTAAAAGTATCCGTTACCGATTTTTACGCATAA
- the glnL gene encoding nitrogen regulation protein NR(II) → MINKTHFSPELLNIIWQNQTTALMLLDESFTLIYANTSASELLGLGEKRLLGQAFDDLFNYHSIDLKRIAQYSLLDGVDCHQHRADVVFIDSRHAKLAVSTRRIKHNDTFYILFECRQTDDEIKHDQVSNQMHQYQAARNLIRGLAHEIKNPLGGIRGAAQLLQYEGDQQERDQCAELIIEQADRLRELVDRLLGPNQLPQKSYGNIHQTLESVVKLSTLDNNRDIRLVKDYDPSIPDVYIDQSKVQQVVLNIVRNAQQALVDGGEIKIKTRINYQHRRPGKAPKKALLIQVMDNGPGIDANLRDTLFYPMTTNKEGGSGLGLSIAQTLIDQHDGYIECDSWPGHTEFNIYLPFTD, encoded by the coding sequence ATGATAAACAAAACACATTTTAGCCCAGAGCTACTAAATATAATTTGGCAAAACCAAACCACCGCCCTAATGTTACTTGATGAAAGCTTTACGCTCATTTATGCCAACACCAGTGCCAGTGAATTACTTGGTTTAGGCGAAAAGCGCTTACTAGGACAAGCGTTCGATGATTTATTTAATTACCACTCTATCGACTTAAAACGTATTGCACAGTATTCGTTGCTTGATGGTGTAGACTGCCACCAGCATAGAGCTGACGTGGTGTTTATCGATTCTCGCCATGCAAAGTTAGCGGTCAGCACACGACGAATAAAGCATAACGATACCTTTTATATTTTATTTGAATGTCGACAAACTGATGACGAAATAAAGCACGATCAAGTCTCAAATCAAATGCATCAATACCAAGCTGCACGCAACTTAATTCGCGGTTTAGCCCATGAAATTAAAAACCCACTGGGTGGAATTCGCGGGGCGGCGCAATTATTGCAGTATGAAGGTGATCAGCAAGAAAGAGATCAATGTGCAGAACTGATAATTGAACAAGCCGATCGATTGCGTGAATTAGTTGATAGGCTCCTTGGGCCTAATCAGCTGCCGCAAAAATCGTATGGCAATATACATCAAACATTAGAGTCGGTTGTAAAACTCAGTACCTTAGATAACAACCGCGATATTAGGTTAGTTAAAGACTACGATCCGAGTATTCCTGATGTTTATATTGATCAGAGCAAAGTTCAACAGGTAGTGCTAAACATTGTGCGTAATGCACAACAAGCATTGGTAGATGGTGGCGAAATAAAAATAAAAACGCGGATTAATTACCAGCATCGTCGTCCTGGCAAAGCCCCTAAAAAGGCACTCCTTATTCAAGTAATGGATAACGGCCCGGGTATTGATGCCAATTTACGCGACACCTTATTTTACCCTATGACCACCAATAAAGAAGGTGGCTCGGGACTTGGATTATCTATAGCGCAAACCTTGATTGATCAACATGATGGCTATATCGAATGTGATAGTTGGCCGGGACATACTGAATTTAATATTTATCTGCCGTTTACAGATTAA
- a CDS encoding DUF4124 domain-containing protein produces the protein MKYFTYLAVSVMIIAVIVLFYIKKPNGQPWLSTSHIYNESTEIKNEMIALSSSALDSITSAITTAGEKITGATFETETPKPIYKWQDEQGQWHFSDVPNKNGKSEVVKLNPADINVVVAEDTAILSGSAKSAVKPFPQRAPEVYNSESINKLFEDAEKAKKRIEQRSKEVESFSGF, from the coding sequence ATGAAATACTTCACCTATTTAGCAGTGTCAGTGATGATAATTGCTGTTATCGTATTGTTTTATATTAAAAAACCCAATGGCCAGCCTTGGCTAAGCACCTCTCATATTTATAATGAATCAACAGAGATCAAGAATGAAATGATAGCGCTTTCATCTAGCGCGTTAGATAGTATTACCTCAGCAATTACCACAGCGGGTGAAAAAATCACTGGGGCTACCTTTGAGACAGAAACTCCTAAGCCAATTTATAAATGGCAAGACGAGCAAGGACAATGGCATTTCTCAGATGTACCAAACAAGAATGGTAAAAGCGAAGTGGTAAAGCTTAACCCCGCCGATATTAATGTCGTGGTTGCAGAAGATACCGCCATTTTGAGTGGCAGTGCTAAATCAGCAGTCAAGCCTTTTCCTCAGCGAGCGCCTGAGGTATATAACAGTGAATCAATTAATAAGCTGTTTGAAGATGCTGAAAAAGCTAAAAAGAGAATAGAGCAACGCAGTAAAGAGGTCGAAAGTTTTAGCGGCTTTTAG
- a CDS encoding RNA-binding S4 domain-containing protein produces the protein MNEEYIEVELEEEPIELCKLLKVLDLVEGGGQAKNLISEGYVGVNHEICTIKRKKLYSGDVLAFDGELFQLTLSEDATPAERPVIDETVTAEKAAPVATTEPAKNKRKRTKKPKVDEKTGRRPISFG, from the coding sequence ATGAACGAAGAATATATAGAAGTTGAGTTAGAAGAAGAGCCTATAGAGCTGTGCAAATTATTAAAGGTATTAGATCTTGTTGAAGGTGGTGGTCAAGCAAAAAACCTAATTAGCGAAGGCTATGTCGGTGTTAACCATGAAATTTGTACAATCAAACGGAAAAAATTATACAGCGGTGATGTACTTGCATTTGATGGCGAGTTGTTTCAATTAACGTTAAGTGAAGATGCCACTCCAGCAGAACGTCCAGTTATTGATGAAACAGTTACAGCAGAAAAAGCCGCGCCAGTAGCAACAACAGAGCCGGCTAAAAATAAACGCAAACGCACTAAAAAGCCTAAAGTTGATGAAAAAACGGGTCGTCGCCCTATTTCATTTGGCTAA
- a CDS encoding Crp/Fnr family transcriptional regulator gives MKLIENIPLFKQMEIINRLDFFKEFTLNERQILLESFGLLYLINKNQFLFKEFDNDKRLFIVLSGSLMVFKHNHLLELGSIEPGEFIGEGAFINNRERSINARAKESAIVLAITADALTRLPNVIREKIKDRIIEGMSLRIAKLSEHIEEHG, from the coding sequence ATGAAGTTAATTGAGAACATCCCTTTGTTTAAGCAAATGGAGATTATAAATCGCTTAGATTTTTTTAAAGAATTCACACTTAATGAGCGCCAAATTCTGCTTGAGTCGTTTGGTTTGCTCTATTTGATAAATAAAAATCAGTTTTTATTTAAAGAATTTGATAATGACAAGCGACTGTTTATTGTGCTCAGTGGATCTTTAATGGTGTTTAAGCACAATCACTTACTGGAACTGGGCAGTATAGAGCCTGGTGAATTTATTGGTGAAGGTGCATTTATCAATAACCGAGAGCGCAGTATTAATGCACGCGCTAAGGAAAGCGCCATAGTACTAGCTATTACTGCCGATGCCCTTACCCGCCTACCTAATGTCATACGTGAAAAAATTAAAGACCGTATTATTGAAGGTATGAGCCTGCGCATTGCAAAACTCTCGGAGCATATAGAAGAGCATGGTTAA
- the acnA gene encoding aconitate hydratase AcnA: MKNSFDTQQQLTINGEQYHINSLMGLGDKAKRLPFSLKVLLENLLRNEDGVNIKEQDIQALLDWDPKAKPSAEVAFTPARVVMQDFTGVPAIVDLAAMRDAMEKLGGDPAKINPLSPAELVIDHSVQVDGYGKDGSFDLNSKLEYERNKERYEFLRWGQTAFDNLKVVPPATGIVHQVNLEYLARVVFNDTKNGKSLAYPDTLVGTDSHTTMINGLGVLGWGVGGIEAEAAMLGQPISLLIPQVVGVKLNGRLPEGTTATDLVLTVTEMLRNHGVVGKFVEFYGDGLADLPLADRATIANMAPEYGATCGIFPIDDETINYLRLTNRDEKQLKLIEDYAKHQGLWRNDGDEAHYTDKLELTLDDVVPSLAGPKRPQDRITLDKAGKVIGQHLKDFQDERMARRDKSDEEQARIESEGPTTNPDEPTDEAQFMGAAKVNFNGEEFELNDGACVIAAITSCTNTSNPSVILAAGLVAQKARQLGINVKPWVKTSLAPGSQVVTDYLEKAGLMDDLDALGFNLVGYGCTTCIGNSGPLADEISEAIQKHKLVVSSILSGNRNFEGRIHQDVKMNFLASPPLVVAYAIAGRTDIDVYNEPLAQDKHGNDIYLKNIWPSVKEVSELVKSTVTKEMFEKSYANVYDGDSRWQKIQIPDGKLYDWDGASTYIKKAPFFDGMSVEPPGIPTIEGARCLAKLGDSVTTDHISPAGAIKAEAPAGLYLQENGVEKAQFNSYGSRRGNHEVMMRGTFANVRLKNLLAPGTEGGVTRTQPDDKLESIYDAAMAYQESGTPLVVLAGKEYGTGSSRDWAAKGSLLLGIKAVIAQSYERIHRSNLIGMGVLPLQFKEGESHESLGLTGQEQFDIQGLYDKTDEVSVIATNSEGKQVSFSADVRIDTPKEWDYYKHGGILQYVLRNMLD; this comes from the coding sequence ATGAAAAATAGTTTCGACACCCAACAACAGCTCACTATCAATGGCGAGCAGTATCATATTAACTCGCTCATGGGACTTGGCGATAAAGCCAAACGCCTGCCTTTCTCGTTAAAAGTATTGCTAGAAAACTTACTACGTAACGAAGATGGTGTGAATATTAAAGAACAAGATATTCAGGCCTTATTAGATTGGGATCCAAAAGCGAAGCCCTCTGCCGAGGTAGCTTTCACTCCAGCCCGCGTAGTAATGCAAGATTTCACTGGTGTCCCTGCAATTGTTGATTTAGCTGCCATGCGTGATGCGATGGAAAAACTCGGTGGTGATCCTGCAAAAATAAACCCACTTTCTCCTGCTGAGCTGGTAATCGATCACTCGGTGCAAGTGGATGGTTACGGTAAAGATGGTTCATTCGACTTAAACTCAAAATTAGAATATGAGCGAAACAAAGAGCGTTACGAATTCTTACGTTGGGGACAAACCGCATTTGATAACCTAAAAGTTGTACCACCTGCAACCGGTATAGTTCACCAAGTGAATTTAGAGTATTTAGCCCGCGTAGTATTTAATGATACAAAAAACGGCAAATCGTTAGCCTACCCAGATACACTAGTCGGTACAGATTCTCATACAACGATGATTAATGGTTTAGGCGTACTTGGCTGGGGTGTAGGCGGCATTGAAGCCGAAGCCGCTATGCTTGGCCAACCTATTAGCTTGCTTATTCCACAGGTTGTGGGTGTTAAATTAAATGGTCGCTTACCTGAGGGCACTACAGCAACCGATTTAGTACTTACTGTTACTGAAATGCTGCGTAACCACGGTGTGGTAGGTAAGTTTGTTGAGTTTTATGGTGACGGCCTTGCCGACTTACCACTTGCCGATAGAGCAACTATCGCTAATATGGCGCCAGAGTATGGCGCAACCTGTGGTATTTTCCCTATTGATGATGAAACGATTAATTACTTACGCTTAACTAATCGCGATGAGAAGCAGCTTAAACTAATTGAAGATTACGCTAAACACCAAGGCTTATGGCGTAACGATGGCGACGAAGCACATTATACCGATAAGCTTGAACTAACTTTAGATGATGTTGTGCCAAGCCTAGCAGGCCCTAAACGCCCGCAAGATAGAATTACTTTGGATAAAGCCGGCAAGGTTATTGGTCAGCACTTAAAAGACTTTCAAGACGAGCGTATGGCACGTCGTGATAAAAGCGATGAAGAGCAAGCGCGTATTGAAAGCGAAGGCCCTACTACCAACCCTGATGAGCCTACCGATGAAGCGCAGTTTATGGGCGCAGCAAAAGTAAACTTTAATGGAGAAGAGTTTGAGTTAAATGATGGTGCCTGTGTTATTGCTGCAATTACTAGCTGTACAAACACATCTAACCCAAGTGTTATCTTAGCTGCCGGTTTAGTAGCTCAAAAAGCACGTCAGTTAGGTATTAATGTAAAACCTTGGGTTAAAACTTCACTTGCACCAGGTTCTCAGGTGGTCACCGATTACCTTGAAAAAGCAGGGTTGATGGATGACTTGGATGCGCTTGGCTTTAATTTAGTTGGTTATGGCTGTACCACATGTATTGGTAATTCAGGCCCACTTGCCGATGAAATTAGTGAGGCGATTCAAAAACACAAATTAGTTGTAAGCTCAATTTTATCGGGTAACCGTAACTTTGAAGGGCGCATACATCAAGATGTTAAAATGAACTTTTTAGCGTCGCCTCCTTTAGTGGTTGCCTATGCCATAGCGGGTAGAACCGATATTGATGTTTACAACGAGCCACTCGCGCAAGATAAGCATGGTAACGATATTTACCTTAAAAATATTTGGCCGAGCGTTAAAGAAGTAAGTGAACTAGTAAAAAGTACGGTAACTAAAGAGATGTTCGAAAAAAGCTACGCCAATGTTTACGATGGCGACAGTCGCTGGCAAAAAATTCAAATACCTGATGGTAAACTTTACGATTGGGACGGTGCTTCGACTTATATCAAAAAAGCCCCCTTCTTTGATGGTATGAGTGTTGAACCACCAGGTATTCCAACTATTGAGGGTGCGCGTTGTTTAGCTAAACTGGGTGATTCGGTGACTACCGATCATATTTCACCAGCAGGCGCAATTAAAGCAGAGGCACCCGCAGGGCTTTACCTACAAGAAAATGGGGTTGAAAAAGCACAATTTAACTCTTATGGTTCACGACGTGGTAATCACGAAGTAATGATGCGCGGTACATTCGCTAATGTGCGCCTTAAAAACTTACTAGCCCCTGGTACCGAGGGCGGTGTTACCCGCACTCAACCTGATGATAAGCTAGAAAGTATTTATGACGCGGCAATGGCATATCAAGAAAGTGGAACACCACTAGTGGTTCTAGCAGGTAAAGAGTATGGAACTGGCTCTTCGCGAGATTGGGCTGCAAAAGGGTCATTATTACTCGGTATTAAAGCTGTGATAGCACAAAGCTATGAGCGTATTCACCGCTCTAATTTAATAGGTATGGGCGTACTTCCTTTACAATTTAAAGAAGGTGAAAGCCATGAATCACTAGGCTTAACTGGGCAAGAGCAATTTGATATTCAAGGGTTATACGATAAAACCGACGAAGTCAGTGTGATTGCGACTAACAGTGAAGGTAAACAAGTTAGCTTTAGTGCCGATGTGCGTATTGATACTCCGAAAGAGTGGGATTACTACAAACATGGTGGTATTTTGCAGTACGTACTTCGCAATATGCTCGACTAA